The following proteins come from a genomic window of Flavobacterium eburneipallidum:
- the hisC gene encoding histidinol-phosphate transaminase yields the protein MKDFNVNNIVRENVKSMKPYSSARDEFEDFDTADMIFLDANENPFQNGVNRYPDPQQSSVKVVLAKQKKVNTNQILLGNGSDEVLDLLFRAFCEPKIDNIISLPPTYGMYCVLSNLNNIENREVLLSADFQPQVEKILDAVDENTKIIFLCSPNNPTGNSFTTESVTTLLEKFNGFIVIDEAYIDFSDKASWLEKLNQYPNLIITQTLSKAYGLAGIRLGICYASAEVIAVLNKIKPPYNVNELTQQRALERLKDEDKIKNEINSILKERESLLKVLHEVNFVEKIYPTEANFILIKVDDANKRYDELIAKGIVIRNRTTQPLCENTLRLTIGTKEENQKLMEALKVISQI from the coding sequence ATGAAAGATTTCAACGTAAATAATATAGTTAGGGAAAACGTTAAGTCGATGAAGCCATATTCTTCGGCACGTGATGAATTTGAGGATTTTGATACAGCAGATATGATTTTTTTGGATGCCAATGAAAATCCGTTCCAAAATGGTGTGAATCGTTATCCGGATCCGCAACAAAGCAGTGTAAAAGTAGTTTTGGCAAAGCAAAAAAAGGTTAATACAAATCAAATTTTACTTGGAAACGGAAGTGACGAAGTATTAGATTTGCTATTCAGAGCTTTTTGCGAACCAAAAATTGACAACATTATTTCATTACCACCAACTTACGGAATGTATTGTGTTTTGTCAAACCTGAATAACATTGAAAACAGAGAAGTTTTACTTTCAGCTGATTTTCAGCCACAAGTAGAAAAGATTTTAGATGCTGTTGACGAAAATACTAAAATCATCTTTTTATGTTCGCCAAATAATCCAACAGGAAATTCTTTTACAACAGAAAGTGTAACCACTTTATTGGAAAAATTCAATGGATTTATTGTGATTGACGAAGCTTATATTGATTTTTCAGATAAGGCAAGTTGGTTAGAAAAATTGAATCAGTATCCGAATTTGATTATTACACAAACACTTTCAAAAGCATACGGTTTAGCGGGAATTCGTTTGGGAATTTGTTATGCTTCTGCCGAGGTAATTGCAGTTTTAAATAAAATAAAACCGCCTTATAACGTAAACGAACTGACACAGCAAAGAGCTTTGGAACGTTTGAAAGATGAAGATAAAATTAAAAATGAAATAAATTCAATTCTAAAAGAAAGAGAGTCTTTACTTAAAGTGTTACATGAGGTAAATTTTGTTGAAAAAATATATCCAACAGAAGCCAATTTCATTTTGATAAAAGTGGATGATGCCAATAAGAGATACGACGAATTGATTGCCAAAGGAATTGTAATTCGCAACAGAACGACC